One Bombus fervidus isolate BK054 chromosome 2, iyBomFerv1, whole genome shotgun sequence DNA segment encodes these proteins:
- the Recq4 gene encoding recQ4 helicase isoform X1: MEILSDPVFKTQYQKYKNRVKLWESHFTAKHGRKPNKDDIKEADMKIKESYKMYWKLKTRALEETLIDISFSDEAEDNVSKTITCTSSEKIEDDNKSLRNNEKQVLEIITEQDKKDAENIDENNGRNTDLKNIENTGKIDDGDIVNPVIINPEECQSQHTVNSLAAEENNYKNVKGVWGDHLSKSNEQIPKKKQTLPIARASSFQLSQNKFTSSNFIKRNPRKSLSATKVKNKSEKYNDLSTNTLEKNTNIELNSKDSFDINEETKSIFGKSMKVTYMESKPATQSIGTIQQLIEGHTVSRNLNPGWLDRCAKQSNLVYPAVDLQRLSGTSDSGTESLDTSIYLSKETLVSESQETFQISDEEDFVCNSDSEEHRNKRIRNFKKRFSDQENHPIKKMCHENYTNGLIPSKTTFCEEKCNNLNITNIDLVRNNSIKDNVNIQTNLSNNIDKCKDKITDVLQTVDTNTHNEENVEKSSKEKAANSKIRKQVKCVSSDDSDPDFNESDEKEKRSKKKVSKTKRTSTTKKSKVTKGSTSTNKIKHAPTTKKSYRKKKNIQDEEDVLEISNVDLESTEDKKPEIYGIETLEAVPRFAMCKSNQGDLIEQFAKSISSKADDLSSYLEPKGTAMKLKGQLTSREKLEKKVADGKLNENFVRINLKKKIFVRGKKNFNFSKYRKNQWKEKKKELASSEGNLAVADFVEKKGASSCFKCGNIGHSSRYCPNTKSDDLIPLNEIDESSEFPTLEEAQKMASQNAITAHANRIDRLPEKPSYSLETESELTGNETKNKTDDDDLWEPIEDENILCGYKIPEDLVQKLLPPEIGTVQPLYKLKEDRSCIETPSEVFNTLQKFGHETFRPGQEKAVMRILSGQSTLVTLSTGSGKSLCYQLPAYLYSKYSNCITLVISPLVSLMDDQVTGVPLFLSAACLHTNQTQKVKDNVMEMVKQGKVNILLISPEAVVAGEKSTGFGALLRQLPPIAFACIDEAHCISQWSHNFRPSYLMVCRVLKEKLGVKTVLALTATATKATAESIVSHLDIEEGMAGVISDIPIPRNLLFTISKDENRDQALIKLLLSERFKNCSSIIIYCTRRDECVRIASLLRIAFSQDGNNFEKRNTKLSFIAEAYHAGLSAHRRKIVQKAFMGGQVKIVVATVAFGMGLNKADIRAVIHYNMPGTFEGYIQEVGRAGRDGLPAHCHLFLNPMEDKDKVELRRHIYANGIDRHTIRRLLQKVFVPCSCAKLRENKGDRRCPGHEVAIPIDDTVAALDISEEKISTLLCYLELHPKRFITVLSSVYVRARVSSYNGPQALKQAAQTSPPLAMAIALDLQNGISHEKDNVIEFPVVDVASAIGWDSGVVKGHLKNLEWKAVNGVPKRSAISVRYDKLGLRVKAPGDLTEVELDEALDALVSRAQSQETSSLQQLETISVMLHKFSVPSVEECLILNDEMINKSDQLKDVIRNYFEGKVLLDIDLSQQNIMENEAQVACDVRNLIVSYRDNNFTGRAVARIFHGIQSPNYPAYIWNKCRFWRAHISFDFNALYQIATREILALR; encoded by the exons atggaaatactATCAGACCCAGTGTTTAAAAcacaatatcaaaaatataaaaatcgtgTCAAATTATGGGAAAGTCATTTTACCGCGAAACATGGACGTAAGCCGAATAAG gatGATATTAAAGAGGCTGACATGAAAATCAAGGAATCTTATAAAATGTATTGGAAGTTAAAAACACGTGCTTTAGAAGAAACTCTTatagatatttcattttctgatGAGGCAGAAGATAATGTTTCTAAGACTATAACGTGTACATCATctgaaaaaattgaagatgATAATAAATCTCTAAGGAATAATGAGAAACAAGTTTTAGAAATTATAACTGAACAAGATAAAAAAGATGCAGAAAACATAGATGAAAATAATGGAAGAAAtacagatttaaaaaatatagaaaatacaggCAAAATAGATGATGGAGATATAGTAAATCCAGTAATAATAAATCCAGAAGAATGTCAAAGTCAGCATACAGTTAATAGTTTGGCagcagaagaaaataattataaaaatgtaaaaggtGTATGGGGTGATCATTTAAGTAAAAGTAATGAGCAAATACccaaaaagaaacaaacattACCTATAGCCAGAGCATCTTCTTTTCAACTGtcacaaaataaatttacaagttcaaactttataaaaagaaatcctAGAAAATCCTTGTCTGctacaaaagtaaaaaataaatctgaaaaatataatgacCTTAGTACAAATACATTGGAAAAAAACACAAACATAGAACTAAATAGTAAAGATAGTTTTGATATTAATGAAGAAACAAAGTCTATATTTGGTAAGTCTATGAAAGTAACTTACATGGAGTCTAAGCCTGCTACTCAATCAATTGGTACAATACAACAATTAATCGAAGGACATACTGTTAGTAGAAATTTAAATCCTGGATGGTTAGACAGGTGTGCCAAACAAAGTAACTTGGTTTACCCAGCAGTTGATTTACAAAGACTTTCTGGAACAAGTGATTCTGGAACTGAATCACTGGACacaagtatttatttatctaaagAAACACTTGTGTCTGAATCGCAAGAAACTTTTCAGATATCGGACGAAGAAGATTTTGTCTGTAACAGTGATTCAGAAGAACATAGAAACAAACGtattagaaatttcaaaaaaagatTCAGCGATCAAGAAAATCATCCTATCAAAAAGATGTGCcatgaaaattatacaaatggCCTAATACCAAGTAAGACAACTTTCTGTgaagaaaaatgtaacaacTTAAATATAACTAATATAGATTTAGTTAGAAACAATAGCATAAAagataatgtaaatattcagACAAATTTGTctaataatattgataaatgTAAGGACAAAATAACAGATGTACTACAGACTGTAGATACAAACACACATAATGAAGAGAATGTAGAAAAATCATCTAAAGAAAAAGCAGCAAATTCTAAAATTCGAAAACAAGTTAAATGTGTTTCATCCGATGACTCAGATCCTGATTTCAATGAAAGTGatgaaaaggagaaaagaagcaAGAAGAAAGTATCAAAAACAAAGAGAACAAGTACAACAAAAAAGAGTAAAGTTACCAAAGGATCAACATCAACAAATAAGATAAAACATGCACCTACAACAAAAAAGTCTtatagaaagaagaagaatatacAAGATGAAGAAGATGTCTTAGAAATCTCTAATGTAGATCTTGAAAGTACAGAAGATAAGAAGCCTGAAATATATGGAATAGAAACCTTAGAAGCTGTTCCGCGTTTTGCAATGTGCAAAAGTAACCAAGGAGATCTTATTGAACAATTTGCTAAATCTATTTCTTCAAAAGCTGATGATTTAAGTTCTTATCTTGAACCTAAGGGGACAGCGATGAAACTAAAGGGACAATTAACAAGTagagaaaaattggaaaagaaagtagcagatggaaaattaaatgaaaacttTGTTAggataaatttaaagaaaaaaatatttgtgcgtggtaaaaagaattttaatttttcaaaatatagaaaaaatcaatggaaagagaaaaagaaggaacttGCATCTAGCGAGGGTAATTTAGCAGTAGCTGATTTTGTAGAAAAGAAAGGTGCATCCAGTTGTTTTAAATGCGGAAATATCGGTCATTCTTCAAGGTATTGTCCAAATACAAAAAGCGATGATTTGATTCCGTTAAACGAGATAGATGAAAGTTCGGAATTTCCAACTTTAGAAGAAGCTCAGAAAATGGCCAGTCAAAATGCAATTACAGCACATGCTAATAGAATTGACCGTTTACCGGAGAAACCATCGTACTCTCTTGAAACGGAGTCGGAATTGACAggaaatgaaacgaagaataaGACTGACGATGATGATTTATGGGAACCTATTGAAGATGAA aatattttatgtggCTACAAAATTCCCGAAGATTTAGTACAGAAGTTATTACCACCAGAAATTGGTACAGTACAGCCACTATATAAACTTAAAGAAGATCGGTCGTGCATAG aAACACCATCTGAAGTTTTCAACACCTTGCAAAAATTTGGTCATGAAACATTTAGACCTGGACAAGAAAAAGCTGTAATGAGAATACTTTCTGGTCAATCGACATTGGTAACTTTATCTACTGGTTCTGGAAAGTCTTTATGTTACCAGTTACCTGCATATCTTTATTCTAAATACTCCAATTGTATCACTTTGGTCATATCACCATTGGTGTCCTTAATGGATGACCAAGTAACAGGTGTACCTTTGTTTTTATCTGCAGCTTGTCTGCATACTAATCAAACGcaaaaagtaaaagataatGTTATGGAAATGGTAAAACAAGGAAaagtgaatattttattaatttctccaGAAGCTGTAGTAGCTGGAGAAAAATCAACTGGATTTGGTGCTTTGTTAAGGCAGCTTCCACCAATTGCTTTTGCATGTATAGATGAAGCTCATTGTATTTCACAATGGTCTCATAATTTTCGTCCATCTTATCTTATGGTTTGCCGAGttcttaaagaaaaattaggtGTCAAAACAGTGTTAGCTCTTACTGCTACTGCAACAAAAGCTACTGCAGAAAGCATAGTAAGCCATTTAGATATAGAAGAAGGAATGGCGGGTGTTATCTCTGATATTCCAATACCTAGAAATCTGCTGTTTACAATTTCTAAAGATGAAAATAGAGATCAGGctttaatcaaattattattaagtgaaagatttaaaaactgtagctcaattattatttattgtactcGTCGAGATGAATGTGTAAGAATTGCGAGTCTTCTAAGAATTGCTTTCTCACAG GatggaaataatttcgaaaaacGAAACACCAAACTATCTTTTATCGCAGAAGCATACCATGCTGGTTTATCGGCTCATCGTCGAAAAATTGTTCAGAAAGCATTTATGGGTGGACAAGTCAAGATCGTTGTTGCTACTGTAGCTTTTGGTATGGGTCTTAATAAGGCAGATATTCGCGCTGTTATACATTACAACATGCCTGGCACCTTCGAAGGATATATCCAAGAAGTCGGGAGGGCTGGTCGAGATGGACTTCCAGCCCattgtcatttatttttaaatccaATG GAAGATAAGGATAAAGTAGAATTGCGACGgcatatttatgcaaatggaATAGACAGGCATACAATCAGACGATTACTTCAAAAAGTTTTTGTTCCGTGTTCATGTGCAAAATTACGTGAAAACAAAGGAGATCGTAGGTGTCCTGGTCATGAAGTTGCTATTCCGATTGACGATACAGTTGCGGCTTTAGATATTTCAGAGGAAAAGATTTCAACGCTTTTGTGTTATCTCGAATTGCATCCTAAAAGATTTATTACTGTTCTTTCATCTGTATATGTCAGGGCTAGAGTTTCAAGTTATAACGGTCCTCAAGCGCTAAAGCAAGCTGCTCAAACG TCACCACCACTTGCAATGGCAATAGCATTAGATTTACAAAACGGTATTTCTCATGAAAAGGATAATGTTATTGAGTTTCCGGTTGTGGATGTTGCATCTGCTATTGGTTGGGATAGTGGTGTAGTAAAAGGTCACCTTAAAAATTTAGAATGGAAAGCAG TAAATGGAGTTCCAAAGCGATCAGCTATTTCAGTAAGATATGATAAACTTGGTTTAAGGGTAAAGGCCCCAGGAGACTTGACAGAGGTGGAACTAGATGAAGCACTAGATGCTTTAGTTAGCCGCGCTCAATCTCAAGAAACTTCATCTTTACAACAACTTGAGACAAT